The following coding sequences lie in one Chelonia mydas isolate rCheMyd1 chromosome 6, rCheMyd1.pri.v2, whole genome shotgun sequence genomic window:
- the E2F8 gene encoding transcription factor E2F8 isoform X2, whose translation MGTEEKENHSSEPQKRILKTPLKQSATSYSVLTEIQPDSGPLTTPPKSKEVPHGDPWTPTANLKILISAASPEIRNREQKKGLFDRSEIVEAKHCLHEHLSGDEYEKSQPSRKEKSLGLLCHKFLARYPNYPSTAENSDICLDEVAEELNVERRRIYDIVNVLESLHMVSRLAKNRYAWYGRHNLNRTLQTLKKVGEENKYTQQIEMIKKREYEFELDGDKNEEMATKPVGPNEHSEMCFVELPGMEFRAASVNSRKDKSLRVMSQKFVMLFLVSTPQIVSLEVAAKILIGEDHIEDLDKSKFKTKIRRLYDIANVLSSLELIKKVHVTEERGRKPAFKWTGPEVLPGIQDTKPVTTTTSLIPSNSAKSKSPKEQCSKNLFPLRGKQSFTRHPSLIKLVKTIESDRRKIHSAPSSPSKTSTNNDQNSSSLPSKMAQLAAICKQQLEGQSRELKMKLTRSTLECKLTSSDESLLKCEPNTTSSCQTPSLVQPLGVLPLIHNAVSPLMLPQTHSAISYAIYLHPSQAQTVTTYSPSFTLQSVPCPNVTGTKSVFNANSKILLNQMTTEEGDSNTGEGDAGNLMAKERQVTKIEFIPEKCLKRSQALQENSSIKKCRSDEKSLEDVYTGDSLKGERPSSRAVLLEPEINNFQEGSRNKSEKLDQNMECCFDHERREGLSEDKSRASTTQEMPVAFAVPAHETLFPSGYIIPLAQCTQHGNEAIFSNEEKSGIRSLPHVTYSSPIAGVIPVTASEFTAVNIPAFHVTPLKLMVSPSSIAAAPVVNSSYLNSSHSNPVQNPSSSILNFTLQHLGLIPAGVQVSSNPMLQPVPISPKLEHVSPVSENVSLQQEKVFKNESQITGCDLNGKSVAVIPLQQTTIPVKPEEQQAVTENFFHTPGGPNAISSFASSPADSDGADRISRGNLFAPQRKLEVSEDQL comes from the exons ATGGGGACCGAAGAGAAG GAAAATCACTCTTCTGAGCCAcaaaaaaggatattgaaaaCCCCCCTGAAACAGTCAGCTACCTCATATTCAGTATTAACGGAAATTCAGCCTGATTCTGGACCTCTGACAACACCCCCTAAATCTAAGGAAGTTCCTCATGGAGATCCATGGACACCCACTGCTAACCTTAAAATACTGATCAGCGCGGCTAGTCCTGAGATtagaaacagagaacaaaaaaagggactttttgaCAGAAGTGAAATCGTAGAAGCAAAACACTGTTTACAT GAGCATTTATCAGGAGATGAATATGAGAAATCTCAACCAAGCCGTAAAGAGAAAAGTCTAGGATTATTGTGTCACAAATTTTTAGCTCGATATCCTAATTACCCCAGCACTGCAGAGAATAGTGATATTTGCCTTGATGAAGTAGCAGAAGAGCTTA ATGTTGAACGTAGACGCATATATGATATTGTGAACGTGCTAGAGAGCCTGCATATGGTGAGTCGCCTTGCCAAAAACAGATATGCTTGGTACGGGCGTCATAATCTCAACAGAACACTGCAGACTTTGAAAAAAGTTGGCGAAGAGAACAAATACACACAACAAATTGAGATGATCAAGAAGAGAGAATATGAGTTTGAGTTAGATGGTGACAAAAATGAGGAGATGGCGACAAAACCTGTTGGCCCAAATGAGCATTCAGAAATGTGTTTTGTTGAACTCCCAGGGATGGAATTTCGGGCAG CTTCAGTAAACAGCAGGAAAGACAAGTCTTTACGAGTGATGAGTCAGAAATTTGTGATGCTGTTTCTTGTATCAACTCCTCAAATAGTGAGCCTTGAAGTTGCTGCTAAAATTTTGATTGGAGAGGACCATATAGAAGATTTAGATAAAAGCAAGTTTAAAA caAAAATTAGGAGATTGTATGACATAGCTAATGTTCTCAGTAGTCTCGAGCTTATCAAGAAGGTTCATGTTACAGAGGAGAGAGGCAGAAAGCCAGCATTCAAATGGACAGGACCAGAGGTTTTACCAGGCATTCAGG aTACAAAACCTGTAACTACTACCACTTCCTTGATTCCATCTAATTCTGCAAAATCTAAATCTCCCAAAGAGCAGTGTTCAAAAAATCTCTTCCCTTTAAGAGGCAAGCAGAGCTTCACTCGGCATCCATCTCTAATAAAGCTAGTAAAAACTATAGAAAGTGACCGGAGGAAGATCCATTCTGCTCCAAGCAGCCCCAGCAAGACAAGCACAA ATAATGATCAAAATTCATCATCCTTGCCAAGTAAAATGGCTCAGCTTGCAGCAATTTGTAAACAGCAGTTAGAAGGACAATcaag agaATTAAAGATGAAATTGACAAGATCTACCTTAGAATGTAAATTGACCTCTAGTGATGAATCTCTTCTGAAATGTGAACCTAATACTACATCATCTTGTCAAACTCCATCTCTTGTTCAGCCATTGGGGGTCCTGCCTCTTATCCACAATGCAGTTTCTCCTCTAATGCTACCTCAAACCCATTCTGCTATTTCATATGCAATATATTTGCATCCTTCCCAAGCCCAGACTGTGACTACCTACAGCCCAAGTTTTACATTACAGTCTGTGCCCTGTCCCAATGTGACTGGAACTAAAAGTGTTTTCAATGCTAATTCAAAAATACTACTTAATCAAATGACCACTGAAGAGGGGGACAGTAATACAGGTGAAGGTGATGCTGGGAACCTGATGGCTAAAGAGAGACAAGTTACAAAAATTGAGTTTATACCAGAGAAGTGCCTTAAAAGATCTCAAGCATTACAGGAGAACAGTTCCATTAAAAAATGTAGAAGTGATGAGAAAAGTCTTGAAGATGTTTATACA GGAGATTCTCTTAAGGGTGAAAGACCATCTTCTAGAGCTGTGCTCTTGGAGCctgaaataaataatttccaAGAGGGAAGCCggaacaaatctgagaaactagATCAAAATATGGAATGTTGCTTTGATCATGAAAGGAGAGAAGGTCTTTCAGAAGATAAAAGCAGAGCCAGTACTACACAAGAGATGCCTGTTGCATTTGCTGTTCCTGCTCATGAG ACCTTGTTTCCTTCAGGGTATATTATTCCTCTTGCTCAGTGCACGCAACATGGCAACGAGGCCATTTTTTCTAATGAGGAAAAGTCTGGGATACGTTCGCTGCCACACGTGACCTACAGTTCACCCATTGCag GTGTCATTCCAGTGACTGCTTCTGAATTTACAGCAGTTAATATTCCTGCTTTTCATGTCACACCCTTGAAGTTAATGGTATCACCATCTTCTATAGCAGCTGCACCTGTAGTAAACAGCTCATATCTTAATTCAAGCCATAGTAATCCTGTCCAAAACCCAAGCTCTTCAATTCTGAACTTTACACTACAACACTTAGGACTCATACCTGCTGGTGTGCAAGTTTCTTCAAATCCTATGCTTCAGCCAGTGCCAATCTCTCCAAAACTGGAGCATGTTAGTCCTGTTTCAGAGAATGTGAGCTTGCAACaagaaaaagtgtttaaaaatgaaTCACAGATAACTGGGTGTGACTTAAATGGAAAATCAGTTGCAGTAATTCCTTTACAGCAG ACTACTATTCCAGTGAAACCCGAAGAGCAACAGGCAGTGACTGAAAATTTTTTCCATACGCCTGGAGGGCCAAATGCAATTTCTAGCTTTGCTTCGTCTCCTGCAGATTCAGATGGTGCTGATAGAATTTCACGAGGAAACTTGTTTGCCCCACAAAGAAAACTTGAAGTGTCAGAGGACCAACTTTGA
- the E2F8 gene encoding transcription factor E2F8 isoform X1: MGTEEKENHSSEPQKRILKTPLKQSATSYSVLTEIQPDSGPLTTPPKSKEVPHGDPWTPTANLKILISAASPEIRNREQKKGLFDRSEIVEAKHCLHEHLSGDEYEKSQPSRKEKSLGLLCHKFLARYPNYPSTAENSDICLDEVAEELNVERRRIYDIVNVLESLHMVSRLAKNRYAWYGRHNLNRTLQTLKKVGEENKYTQQIEMIKKREYEFELDGDKNEEMATKPVGPNEHSEMCFVELPGMEFRAASVNSRKDKSLRVMSQKFVMLFLVSTPQIVSLEVAAKILIGEDHIEDLDKSKFKTKIRRLYDIANVLSSLELIKKVHVTEERGRKPAFKWTGPEVLPGIQDTKPVTTTTSLIPSNSAKSKSPKEQCSKNLFPLRGKQSFTRHPSLIKLVKTIESDRRKIHSAPSSPSKTSTTDNDQNSSSLPSKMAQLAAICKQQLEGQSRELKMKLTRSTLECKLTSSDESLLKCEPNTTSSCQTPSLVQPLGVLPLIHNAVSPLMLPQTHSAISYAIYLHPSQAQTVTTYSPSFTLQSVPCPNVTGTKSVFNANSKILLNQMTTEEGDSNTGEGDAGNLMAKERQVTKIEFIPEKCLKRSQALQENSSIKKCRSDEKSLEDVYTGDSLKGERPSSRAVLLEPEINNFQEGSRNKSEKLDQNMECCFDHERREGLSEDKSRASTTQEMPVAFAVPAHETLFPSGYIIPLAQCTQHGNEAIFSNEEKSGIRSLPHVTYSSPIAGVIPVTASEFTAVNIPAFHVTPLKLMVSPSSIAAAPVVNSSYLNSSHSNPVQNPSSSILNFTLQHLGLIPAGVQVSSNPMLQPVPISPKLEHVSPVSENVSLQQEKVFKNESQITGCDLNGKSVAVIPLQQTTIPVKPEEQQAVTENFFHTPGGPNAISSFASSPADSDGADRISRGNLFAPQRKLEVSEDQL, encoded by the exons ATGGGGACCGAAGAGAAG GAAAATCACTCTTCTGAGCCAcaaaaaaggatattgaaaaCCCCCCTGAAACAGTCAGCTACCTCATATTCAGTATTAACGGAAATTCAGCCTGATTCTGGACCTCTGACAACACCCCCTAAATCTAAGGAAGTTCCTCATGGAGATCCATGGACACCCACTGCTAACCTTAAAATACTGATCAGCGCGGCTAGTCCTGAGATtagaaacagagaacaaaaaaagggactttttgaCAGAAGTGAAATCGTAGAAGCAAAACACTGTTTACAT GAGCATTTATCAGGAGATGAATATGAGAAATCTCAACCAAGCCGTAAAGAGAAAAGTCTAGGATTATTGTGTCACAAATTTTTAGCTCGATATCCTAATTACCCCAGCACTGCAGAGAATAGTGATATTTGCCTTGATGAAGTAGCAGAAGAGCTTA ATGTTGAACGTAGACGCATATATGATATTGTGAACGTGCTAGAGAGCCTGCATATGGTGAGTCGCCTTGCCAAAAACAGATATGCTTGGTACGGGCGTCATAATCTCAACAGAACACTGCAGACTTTGAAAAAAGTTGGCGAAGAGAACAAATACACACAACAAATTGAGATGATCAAGAAGAGAGAATATGAGTTTGAGTTAGATGGTGACAAAAATGAGGAGATGGCGACAAAACCTGTTGGCCCAAATGAGCATTCAGAAATGTGTTTTGTTGAACTCCCAGGGATGGAATTTCGGGCAG CTTCAGTAAACAGCAGGAAAGACAAGTCTTTACGAGTGATGAGTCAGAAATTTGTGATGCTGTTTCTTGTATCAACTCCTCAAATAGTGAGCCTTGAAGTTGCTGCTAAAATTTTGATTGGAGAGGACCATATAGAAGATTTAGATAAAAGCAAGTTTAAAA caAAAATTAGGAGATTGTATGACATAGCTAATGTTCTCAGTAGTCTCGAGCTTATCAAGAAGGTTCATGTTACAGAGGAGAGAGGCAGAAAGCCAGCATTCAAATGGACAGGACCAGAGGTTTTACCAGGCATTCAGG aTACAAAACCTGTAACTACTACCACTTCCTTGATTCCATCTAATTCTGCAAAATCTAAATCTCCCAAAGAGCAGTGTTCAAAAAATCTCTTCCCTTTAAGAGGCAAGCAGAGCTTCACTCGGCATCCATCTCTAATAAAGCTAGTAAAAACTATAGAAAGTGACCGGAGGAAGATCCATTCTGCTCCAAGCAGCCCCAGCAAGACAAGCACAA CAGATAATGATCAAAATTCATCATCCTTGCCAAGTAAAATGGCTCAGCTTGCAGCAATTTGTAAACAGCAGTTAGAAGGACAATcaag agaATTAAAGATGAAATTGACAAGATCTACCTTAGAATGTAAATTGACCTCTAGTGATGAATCTCTTCTGAAATGTGAACCTAATACTACATCATCTTGTCAAACTCCATCTCTTGTTCAGCCATTGGGGGTCCTGCCTCTTATCCACAATGCAGTTTCTCCTCTAATGCTACCTCAAACCCATTCTGCTATTTCATATGCAATATATTTGCATCCTTCCCAAGCCCAGACTGTGACTACCTACAGCCCAAGTTTTACATTACAGTCTGTGCCCTGTCCCAATGTGACTGGAACTAAAAGTGTTTTCAATGCTAATTCAAAAATACTACTTAATCAAATGACCACTGAAGAGGGGGACAGTAATACAGGTGAAGGTGATGCTGGGAACCTGATGGCTAAAGAGAGACAAGTTACAAAAATTGAGTTTATACCAGAGAAGTGCCTTAAAAGATCTCAAGCATTACAGGAGAACAGTTCCATTAAAAAATGTAGAAGTGATGAGAAAAGTCTTGAAGATGTTTATACA GGAGATTCTCTTAAGGGTGAAAGACCATCTTCTAGAGCTGTGCTCTTGGAGCctgaaataaataatttccaAGAGGGAAGCCggaacaaatctgagaaactagATCAAAATATGGAATGTTGCTTTGATCATGAAAGGAGAGAAGGTCTTTCAGAAGATAAAAGCAGAGCCAGTACTACACAAGAGATGCCTGTTGCATTTGCTGTTCCTGCTCATGAG ACCTTGTTTCCTTCAGGGTATATTATTCCTCTTGCTCAGTGCACGCAACATGGCAACGAGGCCATTTTTTCTAATGAGGAAAAGTCTGGGATACGTTCGCTGCCACACGTGACCTACAGTTCACCCATTGCag GTGTCATTCCAGTGACTGCTTCTGAATTTACAGCAGTTAATATTCCTGCTTTTCATGTCACACCCTTGAAGTTAATGGTATCACCATCTTCTATAGCAGCTGCACCTGTAGTAAACAGCTCATATCTTAATTCAAGCCATAGTAATCCTGTCCAAAACCCAAGCTCTTCAATTCTGAACTTTACACTACAACACTTAGGACTCATACCTGCTGGTGTGCAAGTTTCTTCAAATCCTATGCTTCAGCCAGTGCCAATCTCTCCAAAACTGGAGCATGTTAGTCCTGTTTCAGAGAATGTGAGCTTGCAACaagaaaaagtgtttaaaaatgaaTCACAGATAACTGGGTGTGACTTAAATGGAAAATCAGTTGCAGTAATTCCTTTACAGCAG ACTACTATTCCAGTGAAACCCGAAGAGCAACAGGCAGTGACTGAAAATTTTTTCCATACGCCTGGAGGGCCAAATGCAATTTCTAGCTTTGCTTCGTCTCCTGCAGATTCAGATGGTGCTGATAGAATTTCACGAGGAAACTTGTTTGCCCCACAAAGAAAACTTGAAGTGTCAGAGGACCAACTTTGA
- the E2F8 gene encoding transcription factor E2F8 isoform X4: protein MENHSSEPQKRILKTPLKQSATSYSVLTEIQPDSGPLTTPPKSKEVPHGDPWTPTANLKILISAASPEIRNREQKKGLFDRSEIVEAKHCLHEHLSGDEYEKSQPSRKEKSLGLLCHKFLARYPNYPSTAENSDICLDEVAEELNVERRRIYDIVNVLESLHMVSRLAKNRYAWYGRHNLNRTLQTLKKVGEENKYTQQIEMIKKREYEFELDGDKNEEMATKPVGPNEHSEMCFVELPGMEFRAASVNSRKDKSLRVMSQKFVMLFLVSTPQIVSLEVAAKILIGEDHIEDLDKSKFKTKIRRLYDIANVLSSLELIKKVHVTEERGRKPAFKWTGPEVLPGIQDTKPVTTTTSLIPSNSAKSKSPKEQCSKNLFPLRGKQSFTRHPSLIKLVKTIESDRRKIHSAPSSPSKTSTNNDQNSSSLPSKMAQLAAICKQQLEGQSRELKMKLTRSTLECKLTSSDESLLKCEPNTTSSCQTPSLVQPLGVLPLIHNAVSPLMLPQTHSAISYAIYLHPSQAQTVTTYSPSFTLQSVPCPNVTGTKSVFNANSKILLNQMTTEEGDSNTGEGDAGNLMAKERQVTKIEFIPEKCLKRSQALQENSSIKKCRSDEKSLEDVYTGDSLKGERPSSRAVLLEPEINNFQEGSRNKSEKLDQNMECCFDHERREGLSEDKSRASTTQEMPVAFAVPAHETLFPSGYIIPLAQCTQHGNEAIFSNEEKSGIRSLPHVTYSSPIAGVIPVTASEFTAVNIPAFHVTPLKLMVSPSSIAAAPVVNSSYLNSSHSNPVQNPSSSILNFTLQHLGLIPAGVQVSSNPMLQPVPISPKLEHVSPVSENVSLQQEKVFKNESQITGCDLNGKSVAVIPLQQTTIPVKPEEQQAVTENFFHTPGGPNAISSFASSPADSDGADRISRGNLFAPQRKLEVSEDQL from the exons atg GAAAATCACTCTTCTGAGCCAcaaaaaaggatattgaaaaCCCCCCTGAAACAGTCAGCTACCTCATATTCAGTATTAACGGAAATTCAGCCTGATTCTGGACCTCTGACAACACCCCCTAAATCTAAGGAAGTTCCTCATGGAGATCCATGGACACCCACTGCTAACCTTAAAATACTGATCAGCGCGGCTAGTCCTGAGATtagaaacagagaacaaaaaaagggactttttgaCAGAAGTGAAATCGTAGAAGCAAAACACTGTTTACAT GAGCATTTATCAGGAGATGAATATGAGAAATCTCAACCAAGCCGTAAAGAGAAAAGTCTAGGATTATTGTGTCACAAATTTTTAGCTCGATATCCTAATTACCCCAGCACTGCAGAGAATAGTGATATTTGCCTTGATGAAGTAGCAGAAGAGCTTA ATGTTGAACGTAGACGCATATATGATATTGTGAACGTGCTAGAGAGCCTGCATATGGTGAGTCGCCTTGCCAAAAACAGATATGCTTGGTACGGGCGTCATAATCTCAACAGAACACTGCAGACTTTGAAAAAAGTTGGCGAAGAGAACAAATACACACAACAAATTGAGATGATCAAGAAGAGAGAATATGAGTTTGAGTTAGATGGTGACAAAAATGAGGAGATGGCGACAAAACCTGTTGGCCCAAATGAGCATTCAGAAATGTGTTTTGTTGAACTCCCAGGGATGGAATTTCGGGCAG CTTCAGTAAACAGCAGGAAAGACAAGTCTTTACGAGTGATGAGTCAGAAATTTGTGATGCTGTTTCTTGTATCAACTCCTCAAATAGTGAGCCTTGAAGTTGCTGCTAAAATTTTGATTGGAGAGGACCATATAGAAGATTTAGATAAAAGCAAGTTTAAAA caAAAATTAGGAGATTGTATGACATAGCTAATGTTCTCAGTAGTCTCGAGCTTATCAAGAAGGTTCATGTTACAGAGGAGAGAGGCAGAAAGCCAGCATTCAAATGGACAGGACCAGAGGTTTTACCAGGCATTCAGG aTACAAAACCTGTAACTACTACCACTTCCTTGATTCCATCTAATTCTGCAAAATCTAAATCTCCCAAAGAGCAGTGTTCAAAAAATCTCTTCCCTTTAAGAGGCAAGCAGAGCTTCACTCGGCATCCATCTCTAATAAAGCTAGTAAAAACTATAGAAAGTGACCGGAGGAAGATCCATTCTGCTCCAAGCAGCCCCAGCAAGACAAGCACAA ATAATGATCAAAATTCATCATCCTTGCCAAGTAAAATGGCTCAGCTTGCAGCAATTTGTAAACAGCAGTTAGAAGGACAATcaag agaATTAAAGATGAAATTGACAAGATCTACCTTAGAATGTAAATTGACCTCTAGTGATGAATCTCTTCTGAAATGTGAACCTAATACTACATCATCTTGTCAAACTCCATCTCTTGTTCAGCCATTGGGGGTCCTGCCTCTTATCCACAATGCAGTTTCTCCTCTAATGCTACCTCAAACCCATTCTGCTATTTCATATGCAATATATTTGCATCCTTCCCAAGCCCAGACTGTGACTACCTACAGCCCAAGTTTTACATTACAGTCTGTGCCCTGTCCCAATGTGACTGGAACTAAAAGTGTTTTCAATGCTAATTCAAAAATACTACTTAATCAAATGACCACTGAAGAGGGGGACAGTAATACAGGTGAAGGTGATGCTGGGAACCTGATGGCTAAAGAGAGACAAGTTACAAAAATTGAGTTTATACCAGAGAAGTGCCTTAAAAGATCTCAAGCATTACAGGAGAACAGTTCCATTAAAAAATGTAGAAGTGATGAGAAAAGTCTTGAAGATGTTTATACA GGAGATTCTCTTAAGGGTGAAAGACCATCTTCTAGAGCTGTGCTCTTGGAGCctgaaataaataatttccaAGAGGGAAGCCggaacaaatctgagaaactagATCAAAATATGGAATGTTGCTTTGATCATGAAAGGAGAGAAGGTCTTTCAGAAGATAAAAGCAGAGCCAGTACTACACAAGAGATGCCTGTTGCATTTGCTGTTCCTGCTCATGAG ACCTTGTTTCCTTCAGGGTATATTATTCCTCTTGCTCAGTGCACGCAACATGGCAACGAGGCCATTTTTTCTAATGAGGAAAAGTCTGGGATACGTTCGCTGCCACACGTGACCTACAGTTCACCCATTGCag GTGTCATTCCAGTGACTGCTTCTGAATTTACAGCAGTTAATATTCCTGCTTTTCATGTCACACCCTTGAAGTTAATGGTATCACCATCTTCTATAGCAGCTGCACCTGTAGTAAACAGCTCATATCTTAATTCAAGCCATAGTAATCCTGTCCAAAACCCAAGCTCTTCAATTCTGAACTTTACACTACAACACTTAGGACTCATACCTGCTGGTGTGCAAGTTTCTTCAAATCCTATGCTTCAGCCAGTGCCAATCTCTCCAAAACTGGAGCATGTTAGTCCTGTTTCAGAGAATGTGAGCTTGCAACaagaaaaagtgtttaaaaatgaaTCACAGATAACTGGGTGTGACTTAAATGGAAAATCAGTTGCAGTAATTCCTTTACAGCAG ACTACTATTCCAGTGAAACCCGAAGAGCAACAGGCAGTGACTGAAAATTTTTTCCATACGCCTGGAGGGCCAAATGCAATTTCTAGCTTTGCTTCGTCTCCTGCAGATTCAGATGGTGCTGATAGAATTTCACGAGGAAACTTGTTTGCCCCACAAAGAAAACTTGAAGTGTCAGAGGACCAACTTTGA